A section of the Triticum dicoccoides isolate Atlit2015 ecotype Zavitan chromosome 7A, WEW_v2.0, whole genome shotgun sequence genome encodes:
- the LOC119331221 gene encoding reticulon-like protein B17, translating into MEIEIEPDSPAPMPPSGDIAVADGTATLSPPPSRPQGPASPSPSLSPRDDVPPLSPPRNSPTRRRRSKPLRAAVVDQGAGAVGSPRRKRRGAGEPRAAASPGKNVRRARRRLDNDGGRELTANEAADEEAAGKTQRRKTAAQPLAAVKEKKGSSLALVPYPPINPTRGAENVEQFDWEGLWERVVDLVMWKNVGRSAFWFGSGSMLFVSSSFSRDVNFSPIKILCHFGVVTLVLAFFKDSIPQRQNTEQVRSFQLTEEDVLRVGRAVLPIANSLISMSRVIFSGDPSMTLKVFPVLLFGAKYGHLFTVWRLLATGFFGCFTLPRLYSCYSSHIHEKVEGLNARILNAWKSCPRKKLVAAAAVTTFWNLVSVKTRVMAAFVSAVALRYHYQYGRSSRNSEGVMRRQQQQEAMVLED; encoded by the exons ATGGAGATCGAAATAGAGCCCGACTCCCCTGCTCCCATGCCGCCCTCCGGCGACATCGCGGTCGCCGACGGGACCGCGACTCTCTCTCCGCCACCGTCGCGGCCACAGGGCCCCGCGTCGCCGTCACCGTCCCTCTCTCCTCGGGATGACGTgccccccctctcccctccccGCAACAGCCCCACCCGGCGCCGCCGCTCTAAGCCTCTTCGCGCCGCGGTCGTCGACCAAGGCGCGGGTGCCGTCGGGTCTCCGCGAAGGAAGCGCCGCGGGGCGGGGGAGCCGCGCGCGGCCGCGTCGCCCGGGAAGAACGtgaggcgggcgcggcggcggctggaCAACGATGGCGGGAGGGAGTTGACGGCGAACGAGGCCGCCGATGAGGAAGCGGCGGGTAAGACCCAGAGAAGAAAGACCGCAGCGCAGCCTCTGGCAGCCGTGAAGGAGAAGAAGGGTTCCAGCTTGGCTTTGGTGCCTTACCCTCCCATCAATCCAACCCGAG GTGCAGAGAATGTAGAACAGTTTGATTGGGAAGGTCTTTGGGAAAGGGTTGTTGACTTGGTGATGTGGAAGAATGTTGGGAGATCAGCATTTTGGTTCGGCTCTGGGTCCATGCTTTTCGTCTCTTCTTCCTTTTCAAGAGACGTCAATTTCAG TCCAATCAAGATACTTTGCCATTTTGGTGTTGTGACGTTGGTCTTAGCTTTCTTCAAAGATTCCATTCCTCAGAG GCAGAACACTGAACAAGTAAGGAGTTTCCAGTTGACTGAGGAAGATGTGCTCCGGGTTGGCCGAGCTGTCCTGCCAATTGCTAACTCTCTCATATCTATGTCCCGAGTGATCTTCTCTGGTGATCCATCCATGACTCTGAAA GTGTTTCCTGTTCTTCTATTTGGTGCTAAGTATGGCCATCTGTTCACAGTATGGAGGCTTCTAGCAACAG GATTCTTTGGTTGTTTTACACTCCCAAGACTCTATAGCTGCTATTCAAGTCATATTCATGAAAAAG TTGAAGGTTTGAATGCCCGGATTCTGAATGCATGGAAGTCCTGTCCCCGCAAGAAACTTGTTGCAGCTGCTGCAGTGACGACTTTCTGGAACTTGGTTAGTGTGAAGACACGTGTAATGGCTG CCTTCGTTTCCGCGGTAGCGCTGCGCTACCACTATCAGTATGGACGAAGTAGCAGGAATTCAGAGGGGGTAATGCGGCGACAGCAGCAGCAAGAAGCAATGGTTCTCGAAGACTGA